The genomic DNA GATGACCAGCATGACGCAGCCGGTCACCATGATGAGGGCGAGTACGCAGGAGAGAACCACCGCGTGCAGCCGCCGGATGTACTGCGTGGTGCTGTCCCGCTCCTCCTGCCTACGGCGGTCTGCCCGGGCCCCTTCCAGGCGGTTCAGCCGATCGAACCGATCCGGGTCACGTATCGCCTCCCGGGTGACCTGATCGGACGAATCGGCGGTTCCGCCGGTCGCGTCCTCCGCGGCGGCTGCCGGGGCAGGTTCGCCCGGGCCGGCGGCTTCGGGGACCTGCCGGCCGTGCGTGAGCAACCATCTGAGGTACAAGGCCGCCCTCCCGATGACTCCGGCCGCCGGCACTGTGCGCCCCGGCCTTCAGCGACTGCCGAACTCGGTCTTGATGCGCTCCAGAAGCCCGACGGCGTCTTCCCCTTCGAGCGAACGGGTGGTGATCGTCTCGAAGCACTCCTGGTAGCGCGCCAGCAGTTCGAGGTCGTCGCGGTTGGTCAGGCTGCCGGCGGCGTGTTCCACGTACAGCAGGTCGTCCTCCTCGTCGCCGAGGTTCAGCAGGACGAAGCTGCCGAGAGTGCTGTAGTGCGCGCCGGCGGTGAGTGGCAGCACCCGGATGGTCACCTTCGGTTCCGCACTCATCCGGATGAGGTGATCAAGCTGGCCGCGCATCACGGCCGGGGTGCCGATCTGCCGGCGCAGGGCCGCCTCGTCGAGGACGAAGGCCGACTCGGGAGCGGTGTCAGCGTCGAACGTCCGCTCCTGACGTGCCATGCGCAGGTCCACCACCTTGCGCGCCCGCCCCTCGTCGACGCGCGGCTCCAGCAGAGCCATCGCGTAGTCCTGTGTCTGCAGCGCGCCGGGGACGACGATCGGGTGGTAGGTACGGATCTTCTCCGCGGCGCTCTCGTATCCGAGGTACTTGGCGTACTGCGGGGAGACCAGCTCGCTGTACCGCGCCCACCAGCTCGCCCCCTTGCTCCCCCGGGCCGCCTCCTCCAGCTCGGCCACCAGCTCCGGGTCCTCGACACCGTAGAGGTGCAGCATCGCCCTGAGATCGGTGACCGACACGCTGACCGTGGCCATCTCGATGCGGATCACCTTGGACAGTGACCAGTCGAGTTCGTCAGCGGCCTGGCGCTGTGTCAGCCCGGCCTTGCCGCGCGCCCTGCGCAGCTCCTGGCGTAGCTTGCGGCGATTGAGGCTGGGGTCCGCTGCCTGGGACATGTTGCTCCTTGGTTGACATGAGTCGTAGATATGTGTCTGTCGGCCAGGAGCTGCTCGCGCGTAGCCGCCAGGGACTGGCCTGTTGGACCCTGCCATTGTGACACATGTCATTCGTGCGTTGGCGCTTTGGAACCAATCGGCAATTGGTCTAGAGGAGCGAACCTGGCCCGACCCGGGCGCGGGAGTGTCAGCCTGCGCGGATAGCGTGTGGTCCACGCTATCCGCGCAGGGAGGACGACCTTATGACCGGCGAACTGCTCGCGCGTGCCCGCGAGGTGCTGCGGGCGCACCCCGTCGTCGACGGGCACAACGACCTTCCCTGGGCCCTGCGCGAGCAGGTGACGTACGACATCGACCGGCGCGACATCGCCGTCGACCAGAGCGCGCGGCTGCACACCGACATCCCGCGGCTGCGGGCCGGCGGGGTGGGGGCGCAGTTCTGGTCCGTGTACGTGAGCGCCGACCTGGCCGGGGACGCCGCCGTGTCGGCGTGTCTGGAGCAGATCGACGTGGTGCGCCGGCTCGTCGACCGCTACCCCGGGGAGCTGCGGCTCGCGGTGACCGCCGACGAGGTGGAGGCGGCGCGGGCCGACGGGCGGATCGCCTCGCTGATGGGGGCCGAGGGCGGGCACTCCATCGCCAACTCGCTCGCCACTCTCCGTGCCTTCCGCCGGCTCGGCGTGCGCTACATGACGCTCACGCACAACGACAACACCGACTGGGCCGACTCCGCCACCGACGAGCCGCGGCACGGCGGGCTCACCGCCTTCGGCGAGGAGGTGGTGCGCGAGATGAACCGGGTCGGCATGCTCGTCGACCTCTCCCATGTGGCGCCCTCGACCATGCGCCACGCGCTGCGCGTCACCGAGGCGCCGGTCGTTTTCTCCCATTCATCCGCTCGCGCCATGTGTGACCATCCGCGCAACATTCCGGACGATGTGCTGGAAATGCTCCCTGCCAACGGCGGTGTGGCGATGGCCACGTTCGTGCCGAAGTTCGTCCTGCCCGCCGCCGTGGCGTGGACCGCGGAGGTGGACGAGCACATGACCGCCCGGGGCCTCGACCCCTTCGGCGCGGACGACGAAGCGGTCCGCGTACGGCGTGCGTTCGAGGAGGCGCACCCGCGGCCGCAGGCGACGGCCGCGACCGTCGCGGATCATCTGGATCATATGCGCGAAGTGGCGGGAATCGACCATATCGGTGTCGGCGGCGACTTCGACGGCACGCCGTTCACGCCGGAAGACCTCGCCGACGTCGCGGGTTATCCGCATCTCGTCGCCGAGCTGCTGCACCGCCGTTGGTCGGAAGAAGACCTGGCCAGGCTCCTGTGGGCCAATGCGCTACGGGTGTTGCGCGACGCCGAGGCGGCGGCGCGCGAAGTGACCGCCCGGCGCGGCCCGTCGATCGCCACCATCGAACAGCTCGACGGCCCCGCGAAGGTCCAGGGGTGAGCAGAGTGACATAAGTCACTCACAGAATTCTCACGCCATGGGGCGATGTGTCCGACTCCTCATATGTCGACAAGTCTCCACCGGATGGGGGGAATTGAGGAGCGGCGCGGGATGGGTCGATTGTCGGGCTGATTCCGATGTGATGTGGGGAACGGCCTTGATGACGGTTCACAGCTTGTTCTGTTTTCGGCTGTGTGTTTACGGTGCTCGCCGTGCTCGCGCCACCGATGCGGGTACCTCGTCGCCGTAACGCCGAATCCTGTCGGCGGCGACGGGCAGGCACTTCAGCTTTCACGGCAGGAGCGGGGGACCCAGGTAAGTGCCGGCCTGCGCGCAAGCGCGGGACGGCTTGGGGTGAAGCCATGCTCCGCATGGCCGGGCATCTCCAGCTCGAACCCGACAGCTCACCTCGCAGGCGTTGGAGAGGAGCATGTCCATGTCCGCACGCGGACGTCACCGTCGCCTGGGCCGGATAGCCCGGGGCAGCAGGGCCCTCATCGTCACCGCCGGCAGCGCCGGCGTCGCCATTCCGCTCATCGCCGGCGGCCACGCCCAGGCCGCCTCCGTCGACACCTGGGACCGCGTGGCCCAGTGCGAGAGCGGCGGCGACTGGAGCATCAGCACCGGCAACGGCTTCTACGGCGGCCTGCAGTTCGTGCAGAGCACCTGGGAGGGCTACGGCGGCACGCAGTACGCGCCGCGCGCCGACCAGGCCACCAAGGAGCAGCAGATCGAGATCGCCGAGAAGGTCCTCGCCTCGCAGGGCCCCGGCGCCTGGCCGGTCTGCTCGGTGCAGGCCGGGCTCACCCAGGGCGGCCCCGCCCCGGACCTCTCCACCGGCGGTGGCGAGAAGAGCGAGCCCGAGGCGCAGACCGAGTCCGAGCCCGCTCAGCAGGCCGCCAAGGACGAGGCCCCGAAGCAGTTGAAGGCGCCGGAGAAGAAGTACCAGAAGGCCGGCGACTACACCGTCGTCTCCGGTGACACCCTGTGGGACATTGCTCGCAAGCACGGCATCGCGGGCGGCTGGCAGACGATCTACGAGGGCAACAAGGACGTCATCGGCGACGACCCGGACCTGATCTTCCCCGGTCAGATGTACGAGTTCGACGGCGGCGAAGAGGTCACCCTCGAAGAGCCGAAGACCACGTCGGCCGAGCCGTCCTCCGCGCAGCAGGAGGAGCCGGCGGCCGAGGAGGAGCCGGCGGCCGAGGCCGCTCCTGCGGGCGGGTTCTCCGCCCCGATCGACGCCGGTCTCTCCACCGCGTACCGGGCCGCCGGCGGCTCGTGGCCCAGCGGTTACCACACCGGTGTCGACTTCTCCGCCGGCACCGGCACCCCGGTCAAGGCCGTCACCTCCGGCACCGTCGTCAAGGCCGGCAACGGCGCCGACGGCGGCGCGTACGGCATCGCCGTCGTGATCAAGCACGACGACGGCCGCTACAGCCAGTACGCCCACCTGTCGTCCACCTCGGTGAGCGTGGGCCAGAGCGTGGGCGCCGGCGACCAGATCGGTCTGTCCGGCTCCACCGGCAACTCCACCGGGCCGCACCTGCACTTCGAGGTGCGCACCAGCCCGGACTACGGTTCGGACGTCGACCCGGTCGCGTACCTGCGCGACAACGGCGTCTCCATCTGAGGGTCCCCCGCACGGCGCAGCCCCCCGTTTCCGGCGGAACGGGGGGTTCGCCGCGTCCGGCTTCGGCGTCCGGGCGGCGGCCGGCGTGGGTTACGCCGCCGGGCGGCCCATCGCGCGGAACGTCCAGCCCGCGGCGCGCCACGGCACCGGGTCGAGCGTGTTCCGGCCGTCGATCAGATGCGGCCGGGAGACGGCCTTCGCGAGCTGCCCGGCGTCGAGGGCGCGGAACTCCGGCCACTCGGTGAGGTGCAGCACGAGGTCGGCGCCGCGCAGCGCATCCTCCGCCGACTCGGCGTAGCGCAGGGTGGGGAAGACGCGGCGGGCGTTGTCCATGCCCTTCGGGTCGTAGACGGTGACCTGGCCGCCCTGGAGGTGGATCTGCCCGGCGACGTTGAGCGCGGGGGAATCGCGCACGTCGTCGGAGTCGGGCTTGAACGCGGCGCCCAGGACGCCGATCCGGCGGCCCAGGAAGGTCCCGCCGCAGGCTTCGCGGGCGAGTTCGACCATGTGGGCACGGCGGCGCATGTTGATCGAGTCGACCTCGCGCAGGAACGTCAGCGCCTGGTCGACGCCCAGTTCACCGGCGCGGGCCATGAACGCCCGGATGTCCTTGGGCAGGCAGCCCCCACCGAAGCCGATCCCGGCGCGCAGGAACTTCTTCCCGATCCGGTCGTCGTAGCCGATCGCCTCGGCCAGCTTGACCACGTCGCCGCCGGCGGCCTCGCAGATCTCGGCCATGGCGTTGATGAACGAGATCTTCGTGGCGAGGAAGGCGTTGGCGGAGGTCTTCACCAGCTCGGCGGTCGGGTAGTCGGCGACCACGAACGGCGTACCGGAGTCCAGCGGCGCGGCGTACACCTCGCGCAGCACCTTCTCGGCGCGGTCGCTCGCGACGCCGACGACGATACGGTCGGGACGCAGGGTGTCCTCGACGGCGAAGCCCTCGCGCAGGAACTCCGGGTTCCAGGCCAGCTCTGCCTGCTCGCCCGCCGGCGCCAGCTCGGCCAGCCGGCGTGCCAGCCGGGCCGCGGAGCCCACCGGCACCGTCGACTTCCCGACCACCAGGCACGGGCGGTCGAGCCGGGGCGCCAGGGTGTCGATCGCGGCGTCGACGTAGCTCATGTCGCAGCCGTACTCACCCTGCTTCTGCGGCGTGTTGACACACACGAAGTGCACGTCGCCGAAGGCCGCCGCCTCCCCGTACGAGGTGGTGAAGCGCAGCCGGCCGGACGAGCCCCCGACGCCGGAGACGTGCTTGCGCAGCAGGTCTTCCAGGCCCGGCTCGTAGATCGGCACCCTGCCCGTGGACAGCAGCTCGACCTTTTCCTCGACCACGTCCAGGCCGAGCACGTCGAAACCCAGCTCGGCCATCGCGGCGGCGTGCGTGGCCCCGAGGTAACCGGTGCCGATCACGGTGATCTTCAAGGTCATGGTCCCGAGCATAACGGCGGGCTCCGACACGTCCGCCTGGGCAACCATGGGCCCGGGTGCGGAGTCTGACTCATGAACGTGCACCTGAAGGAGTGGGGATCGTGGCGAGGCAGCATCTGGACGGCGGGGGCAGCGGAACCGACGAGCCCGGTACGCCGCGCGCCCGCGAGCCGGAGGCGCCGTACGCCGGGGACACGTCGACGGCGGCGCACGCGGCGTACGTGGACGCGGCGTTCGCGCCGGGCGCGCAGGGAACACCGGGCGCGCAGGGCACAGCCGCGGACGGCGGGCCCAAGGGACCCGACGGCCTGGACCCGCACGCCGGCCCGGCAACCGTTCCTGCGACCGGCCCCGGCGACCCGGACGGCCCCGACGACCCCGCCGGCGCCCCCTCGCACGCCGCGCCCCGCCGCCGCATGCGCCGCGGCCGCAAGGTGCTCCTCGGCGCCGTGATCATGCTCTTCGCCGGCATGCTCATGCTCGCCGGCGGCCTCTGGTGGGCGTACGAGCACTACACGGGGCGCGTCGACCGCATCCCGAACGCCTTCCCGACGAACGTCCCGGAGAAGCACCAGCCGGCGCCGTCCAAGGGCGGCGAAACGTACCTTCTCGTCGGCGTCGACGCCCGCTCCGACCTCCCGCTCACCGGCGACGGCGCCGGCGAGCACACCTGGAAGCCGGGCGCGCAGCGCAGCGACACGATGATGCTCGTCCACCTCCCCGAGGGCCGCGACGGCGGCTACGTCGTCTCCCTGCCCCGCGACTCCTGGGTGAACATCCCCGGCCGGGGCGACGCCAAGCTCAACGCGGCCTTCTCCTACGGCGGCCCCCCGCTGCTCATCGACACCGTGCAGCGCATGACGAAGGTCAAGATCGACCACCTCGCGGTGATCGACTGGAGCGGCTTCAAGCGGCTCACCGACGCCGTGGGCGGCGTGGACATCACCATCGACGAGACCACCCCGCGCCGCAACGGCGGCGGCGAGTGGACCGCCGGCACCCATCACATGGACGGCAGGACCGCCCTCGACTACGTACGCGAACGCCACGGCCTGCCCCGCGGCGACCTCGACCGCACCCAGCGGCAGCAGAACTTCCTGCGCGCCGTCATCACCGAGACGATGTCCTCGGACAACTTCTCCAACCCGCTCAAGGTCAAGCGCCTGCTGGACGCGGTGACCGCCACCGTCAGCGTCGACGACCGGTTCTCGAACGGCGCGATGCGCGACCTGATGTGGGACATGAAGGGGGTGCGCTCCAGCGACCTGGTGTTCATGAACGCGCCGGTCGCGGGCCTCGACATGATCGAGGGCCAGTCGGTGGTGCTGCTGGACGACAAGGCGGGCGACCCCCTGTGGGAGGCCATGCGGAACGACACCATGGCGCAGTACGTCGAGAAGTACCCGACCGACCGCCTGGGCGGCACGGCACCCTGAGCCGGGCCGCGCCCCTGTCGCCAACGTCACGTAGGTCCGCCCGCCGCGCACGGCATACCATCGGAACTACTTAACGGTAATTAGCATGCGCGGGAATGGGAGAGAGCCTTGGCAGGAGCGCCCGAATTCGACCTGTACCGCCCGGCCGAGGAGCACGACATGCTCCGCGACGCCGTACGCTCGCTCGCCGAGGCGAAGATCGAGCCCTTCGCGGCCGAGGTGGACGAGGAGGCGCGCTTCCCGCAGGAGGCCCTGGACGCGCTCGTCACCAACGACCTGCACGCCGTCCACGTCCCCGAGGCGTACGGCGGCGCGGGCGCGGACGCGCTGGCGACGGTCATCGTCATCGAGGAGATCGCCCGCGTCTGCGCCTCGTCCTCCCTCATCCCGGCCGTCAACAAGCTGGGCTCGCTGCCCCTGATGCTCTCCGCCTCGGAGGAGCTGAAGGCGAAGTACCTGACGCCGCTGGCGCGCGGCGAGGCGATGTTCTCGTACTGCCTCTCCGAGCCCGAGGCCGGCTCCGACGCGGCCGGCATGAAGACCCGCGCCGTACGGGACGGCGACTCCTACGTCCTCAACGGCGTCAAGCGGTGGATCACCAACGCGGGCATCTCCGAGTACTACACGGTGATGGCCGTCACCGACCCGGAGAAGCGCTCCAAGGGCATCTCGGCCTTCGTGGTCGAGAAGTCCGACGAGGGCGTCTCCTTCGGCGCCCCGGAGAGGAAGCTCGGCATCAAGGGCTCGCCCACCCGCGAGGTCTACCTCGACAACGTCCGCATCCCCGCGGACCGCATGATCGGCGCCGAGGGCACGGGCTTCGCCACCGCGATGAAGACCCTCGACCACACCCGCATCACCATCGCCGCACAGGCCCTCGGCATCGCCCAGGGCGCCCTGGACTACGCCAAGGGTTACGTCCGCGAACGCAAACAGTTCGGCAAGCCGGTCGCGGACTTCCAGGGCGTCCAGTTCATGCTCGCCGACATGGCCATGAAGATCGAGGCCGCCCGCCAGTTGACCTACGCCGCCGCCGCCAAGTCCGAACGCGGCGACGCGGACCTCACCTTCCAGGGCGCCGCGGCCAAGTGCTTCGCCTCCGACACGGCGATGGAGGCGACGACGGACGCGGTCCAGCTCCTCGGCGGCTACGGCTACACGCGCGACTACCCGGTGGAGCGCATGATGCGCGACGCCAAGATCACCCAGATCTACGAGGGCACCAACCAGGTCCAGCGCATCGTCATGGCCCGCA from Streptomyces sp. CMB-StM0423 includes the following:
- a CDS encoding helix-turn-helix domain-containing protein; translated protein: MSQAADPSLNRRKLRQELRRARGKAGLTQRQAADELDWSLSKVIRIEMATVSVSVTDLRAMLHLYGVEDPELVAELEEAARGSKGASWWARYSELVSPQYAKYLGYESAAEKIRTYHPIVVPGALQTQDYAMALLEPRVDEGRARKVVDLRMARQERTFDADTAPESAFVLDEAALRRQIGTPAVMRGQLDHLIRMSAEPKVTIRVLPLTAGAHYSTLGSFVLLNLGDEEDDLLYVEHAAGSLTNRDDLELLARYQECFETITTRSLEGEDAVGLLERIKTEFGSR
- a CDS encoding dipeptidase, whose product is MTGELLARAREVLRAHPVVDGHNDLPWALREQVTYDIDRRDIAVDQSARLHTDIPRLRAGGVGAQFWSVYVSADLAGDAAVSACLEQIDVVRRLVDRYPGELRLAVTADEVEAARADGRIASLMGAEGGHSIANSLATLRAFRRLGVRYMTLTHNDNTDWADSATDEPRHGGLTAFGEEVVREMNRVGMLVDLSHVAPSTMRHALRVTEAPVVFSHSSARAMCDHPRNIPDDVLEMLPANGGVAMATFVPKFVLPAAVAWTAEVDEHMTARGLDPFGADDEAVRVRRAFEEAHPRPQATAATVADHLDHMREVAGIDHIGVGGDFDGTPFTPEDLADVAGYPHLVAELLHRRWSEEDLARLLWANALRVLRDAEAAAREVTARRGPSIATIEQLDGPAKVQG
- a CDS encoding transglycosylase family protein, with translation MSARGRHRRLGRIARGSRALIVTAGSAGVAIPLIAGGHAQAASVDTWDRVAQCESGGDWSISTGNGFYGGLQFVQSTWEGYGGTQYAPRADQATKEQQIEIAEKVLASQGPGAWPVCSVQAGLTQGGPAPDLSTGGGEKSEPEAQTESEPAQQAAKDEAPKQLKAPEKKYQKAGDYTVVSGDTLWDIARKHGIAGGWQTIYEGNKDVIGDDPDLIFPGQMYEFDGGEEVTLEEPKTTSAEPSSAQQEEPAAEEEPAAEAAPAGGFSAPIDAGLSTAYRAAGGSWPSGYHTGVDFSAGTGTPVKAVTSGTVVKAGNGADGGAYGIAVVIKHDDGRYSQYAHLSSTSVSVGQSVGAGDQIGLSGSTGNSTGPHLHFEVRTSPDYGSDVDPVAYLRDNGVSI
- a CDS encoding UDP-glucose dehydrogenase family protein, which codes for MTLKITVIGTGYLGATHAAAMAELGFDVLGLDVVEEKVELLSTGRVPIYEPGLEDLLRKHVSGVGGSSGRLRFTTSYGEAAAFGDVHFVCVNTPQKQGEYGCDMSYVDAAIDTLAPRLDRPCLVVGKSTVPVGSAARLARRLAELAPAGEQAELAWNPEFLREGFAVEDTLRPDRIVVGVASDRAEKVLREVYAAPLDSGTPFVVADYPTAELVKTSANAFLATKISFINAMAEICEAAGGDVVKLAEAIGYDDRIGKKFLRAGIGFGGGCLPKDIRAFMARAGELGVDQALTFLREVDSINMRRRAHMVELAREACGGTFLGRRIGVLGAAFKPDSDDVRDSPALNVAGQIHLQGGQVTVYDPKGMDNARRVFPTLRYAESAEDALRGADLVLHLTEWPEFRALDAGQLAKAVSRPHLIDGRNTLDPVPWRAAGWTFRAMGRPAA
- a CDS encoding LCP family protein, which codes for MARQHLDGGGSGTDEPGTPRAREPEAPYAGDTSTAAHAAYVDAAFAPGAQGTPGAQGTAADGGPKGPDGLDPHAGPATVPATGPGDPDGPDDPAGAPSHAAPRRRMRRGRKVLLGAVIMLFAGMLMLAGGLWWAYEHYTGRVDRIPNAFPTNVPEKHQPAPSKGGETYLLVGVDARSDLPLTGDGAGEHTWKPGAQRSDTMMLVHLPEGRDGGYVVSLPRDSWVNIPGRGDAKLNAAFSYGGPPLLIDTVQRMTKVKIDHLAVIDWSGFKRLTDAVGGVDITIDETTPRRNGGGEWTAGTHHMDGRTALDYVRERHGLPRGDLDRTQRQQNFLRAVITETMSSDNFSNPLKVKRLLDAVTATVSVDDRFSNGAMRDLMWDMKGVRSSDLVFMNAPVAGLDMIEGQSVVLLDDKAGDPLWEAMRNDTMAQYVEKYPTDRLGGTAP
- a CDS encoding acyl-CoA dehydrogenase family protein; protein product: MAGAPEFDLYRPAEEHDMLRDAVRSLAEAKIEPFAAEVDEEARFPQEALDALVTNDLHAVHVPEAYGGAGADALATVIVIEEIARVCASSSLIPAVNKLGSLPLMLSASEELKAKYLTPLARGEAMFSYCLSEPEAGSDAAGMKTRAVRDGDSYVLNGVKRWITNAGISEYYTVMAVTDPEKRSKGISAFVVEKSDEGVSFGAPERKLGIKGSPTREVYLDNVRIPADRMIGAEGTGFATAMKTLDHTRITIAAQALGIAQGALDYAKGYVRERKQFGKPVADFQGVQFMLADMAMKIEAARQLTYAAAAKSERGDADLTFQGAAAKCFASDTAMEATTDAVQLLGGYGYTRDYPVERMMRDAKITQIYEGTNQVQRIVMARNLP